In one Acanthochromis polyacanthus isolate Apoly-LR-REF ecotype Palm Island chromosome 20, KAUST_Apoly_ChrSc, whole genome shotgun sequence genomic region, the following are encoded:
- the sox32 gene encoding SRY-box transcription factor 32 has product MLEALSRRQPAASAASAAAASAAMPFSHDSSELQLCANSAMLEGDEQTKEVRSPTSGPSSPLSVNSESSCTSPEDKSASGQQRVRRPLNAFIIWTKEERRRLAQLNPDLENTDLSKILGRTWKAMSLTEKRPYMQESERLRVQHTIDHPNYKYRPRRKKQQKKSFKQQTGEASMPSLCRPGFNVPYNLAHLLQNQQQTFPNTPAFPPSTVNVNTFTNSPVFPDPAADTFPNNPAMYSNPPPYPAEPQPYFGSQHMQQGFSSSAVQQEQSRVYRGPQCPAAPSLEFYLEQVKVDMLYDLDRSEFEQYLGPNRHRPESVDPSSYQQQNSHRDPHSLF; this is encoded by the exons ATGCTTGAAGCCCTCAGCAGACGCCAACCAGCAGCATCCGCAgcatctgcagcagcagcatctgcagCTATGCCCTTCAGCCACGACTcctctgagctccagctgtgCGCAAACAGCGCCATGCTAGAAGGCGACGAGCAGACGAAGGAGGTGCGCTCCCCGACCTCAGGCCCCTCCAGCCCGCTGTCCGTGAACTCGGAGTCCAGCTGCACCAGCCCGGAAGACAAGTCTGCCTCCGGCCAGCAGAGAGTCCGGAGGCCCCTGAACGCCTTCATCATCTGGACCAAAGAGGAGCGCAGAAGGCTGGCACAGCTCAACCCAGACCTGGAGAACACGGATCTGAGCAAAATACTCG GAAGAACCTGGAAGGCCATGTCCTTGACTGAGAAGCGTCCATACATGCAGGAGTCTGAGCGTCTCAGAGTCCAGCACACCATCGACCATCCCAACTACAAGTACAGGCCCCGGCggaagaagcagcagaagaagagctTCAAGCAGCAGACTGGAGAAGCATCTATGCCTTCTCTCTGCAGACCAGGCTTCAATGTGCCGTACAACCTGGCACACCTGctccagaaccagcagcagaccTTCCCGAACACACCTGCTTTCCCACCTTCCACAGTTAACGTGAACACTTTCACAAACAGCCCGGTGTTTCCAGATCCAGCAGCAGACACTTTCCCAAACAATCCAGCCATGTACTCAAACCCTCCTCCCTACCCTGCAGAGCCTCAGCCGTATTTTGGCAGTCAGCACATGCAGCAAGGTTTCTCCAGCTCTGCAGTGCAGCAGGAACAGTCCAGGGTCTACAGGGGTCCACAGTGCCCCGCCGCACCCTCCCTGGAGTTTTACTTGGAACAGGTTAAGGTGGACATGCTGTACGATCTGGACCGCAGCGAGTTTGAACAGTACCTCGGTCCAAACCGTCACAGGCCCGAGTCAGTGGATCCCAGCAGCtaccagcagcagaacagccACAGAGACCCGCACTCACTGTTCTGA